In Sphaeramia orbicularis chromosome 15, fSphaOr1.1, whole genome shotgun sequence, a single genomic region encodes these proteins:
- the LOC115434441 gene encoding polymeric immunoglobulin receptor-like isoform X2, with translation MAIFVGIFLILPGLTGIHSISTVSYVTVEEGGSISIPCFYESEYTDHVKYLCKGHTWESCTYEVKTNEKSSTKYSVSDNKNQRMVTFIINDLKTKDTNYYWCNMEIKQGPDDGKHFHVRVTGKGDATLYVDSQKVTGFIGDQITIDCHYRGSKQIKWCRTGGEGPTSCIKDSGKIDETKVTINRNTPGVITVTMSELRERSSGWYWCTDEDLQMPVHVTIKERPTTKPTTEQTGTHSSSSNHLLSFIIPLCLLLLIVTVAVLTWFMLNRCKSPATAEDEQAVTYSTVTYVRITATQCEEDVTYCNAANRKSTSGQVEAIDVRVTYSTLALQR, from the exons ATGGCTATTTTTGTCGGCATCTTCCTCATCCTCCCTGGTCTCACAG GTATTCACAGTATAAGTACAGTCAGTTATGTAACGGTGGAAGAAGGAGGTTCCATCTCTATCCCATGTTTCTACGAGTCAGAGTACACAGACCATGTGAAATATCTGTGTAAAGGACATACCTGGGAGAGCTGCACATATGAAGttaaaacaaatgagaaaagtTCAACAAAGTATTCGGTCTCTGACAACAAAAACCAAAGAATGGTTACGTTCATTATTAATGATTTGAAGACAAAGGACACAAATTATTACTGGTGCAACATGGAGATAAAACAGGGACCTGATGAtggaaaacattttcatgttcgTGTCACTGGAAAAG GCGATGCCACACTCTATGTGGATTCTCAGAAGGTGACAGGGTTTATTGGAGACCAAATAACCATCGACTGTCACTATAGaggatctaaacaaataaagtggtgcaggactggtggtgAAGGACCCACATCCTGTATCAAAGACTCTGGGAAAATAGATGAGACAAAGGTGACTATTAATAGAAATACCCCTGGTGTTATTACTGTGACTATGAGTGAACTGAGGGAGAGGAGCAGTGGTTGGTATTGGTGCACTGATGAAGACCTGCAGATGCCGGTGCATGTAACCATTAAAGAGAGACCTACCACCA AACCGACCACAGAACAAACTGGAACACACAG CAGCTCATCCAATCATCTGCTGAGTTTCATCATTCCtttgtgtttgctgctgctgaTTGTAACGGTGGCCGTACTCACCTGGTTCATGTTGAACAGATGCA aatCACCAGCCACAGCTGAG GATGAACAGGCAGTAACGTACAGTACTGTGACGTATGTGAGAATAACCGCAACCCag TGTGAAGAGGATGTAACATACTGCAATGCTGCAAACAGGAAATCAACTTCAGGCCAG GTTGAAGCGATAGATGTCAGGGTGACCTACAGTACACTGGCTCTGCAGCGATGA
- the LOC115434447 gene encoding T-cell immunoglobulin and mucin domain-containing protein 4-like produces MEINHRPDNGKCFNVRVTGKGDATLYVDSQEVTGFIGDQITIDCHYRGSKQIKWCRTGGEGHTSCIEDSGKIDDTKVTINRNTPGVITVTMSELRERSSGWYWCTDEDLQMPVHVTIKERPTTTTIATTTRQSMTISSSTKPVNHTYVSQEPTTEQTGTHSSSSNHLLSFIIPLCLLLLIVTVAVLTWFMLKRRKSPATAEDEQTVTYSTVAHVRKTTAQCEEDVTYCNVTNRKSTSGQVEAIDVRVTYSTLALQR; encoded by the exons ATGGAGATAAACCATCGACCTGataatggaaaatgttttaaTGTTCGTGTCACTGGAAAAG gcgATGCCACGCTCTATGTGGATTCTCAAGAGGTGACAGGGTTTATTGGAGACCAAATAACCATCGACTGTCACTATAGaggatctaaacaaataaagtggtgcaggactggtggtgAAGGACACACATCCTGTATCGAAGACTCTGGGAAAATAGATGACACAAAGGTGACTATTAATAGAAATACCCCTGGTGTTATTACTGTGACTATGAGTGAACTGAGGGAGAGGAGCAGTGGTTGGTATTGGTGCACTGATGAAGACCTGCAGATGCCGGTGCATGTAACCATTAAAGAGAGACCTACCACCA caacaattgcAACAACAACCAGACAGTCAATGACTATATCATCCTCTACcaaacctgtcaatcacacatatGTGAGTCAAGAACCGACCACAGAACAAACTGGAACACACAG CAGCTCATCCAATCATCTGCTGAGTTTCATCATTCCtttgtgtttgctgctgctgaTTGTAACGGTGGCCGTACTCACCTGGTTCATGTTGAAAAGACGCA aatCACCAGCCACAGCTGAG gatgaacagacagtaacatacagtactgtggcacatgTGAGAAAAACCACAGCCCag TGTGAAGAGGATGTAACATACTGCAATGTTACAAACAGAAAATCAACTTCAGGCCAG GTTGAAGCGATAGATGTCAGGGTGACCTACAGTACACTGGCTCTGCAGCGATGA
- the LOC115434441 gene encoding polymeric immunoglobulin receptor-like isoform X1 — protein sequence MAIFVGIFLILPGLTGIHSISTVSYVTVEEGGSISIPCFYESEYTDHVKYLCKGHTWESCTYEVKTNEKSSTKYSVSDNKNQRMVTFIINDLKTKDTNYYWCNMEIKQGPDDGKHFHVRVTGKGDATLYVDSQKVTGFIGDQITIDCHYRGSKQIKWCRTGGEGPTSCIKDSGKIDETKVTINRNTPGVITVTMSELRERSSGWYWCTDEDLQMPVHVTIKERPTTTTIAKTTTRQSTTISSTSKPVNHTYVSQEPTTEQTGTHSSSSNHLLSFIIPLCLLLLIVTVAVLTWFMLNRCKSPATAEDEQAVTYSTVTYVRITATQCEEDVTYCNAANRKSTSGQVEAIDVRVTYSTLALQR from the exons ATGGCTATTTTTGTCGGCATCTTCCTCATCCTCCCTGGTCTCACAG GTATTCACAGTATAAGTACAGTCAGTTATGTAACGGTGGAAGAAGGAGGTTCCATCTCTATCCCATGTTTCTACGAGTCAGAGTACACAGACCATGTGAAATATCTGTGTAAAGGACATACCTGGGAGAGCTGCACATATGAAGttaaaacaaatgagaaaagtTCAACAAAGTATTCGGTCTCTGACAACAAAAACCAAAGAATGGTTACGTTCATTATTAATGATTTGAAGACAAAGGACACAAATTATTACTGGTGCAACATGGAGATAAAACAGGGACCTGATGAtggaaaacattttcatgttcgTGTCACTGGAAAAG GCGATGCCACACTCTATGTGGATTCTCAGAAGGTGACAGGGTTTATTGGAGACCAAATAACCATCGACTGTCACTATAGaggatctaaacaaataaagtggtgcaggactggtggtgAAGGACCCACATCCTGTATCAAAGACTCTGGGAAAATAGATGAGACAAAGGTGACTATTAATAGAAATACCCCTGGTGTTATTACTGTGACTATGAGTGAACTGAGGGAGAGGAGCAGTGGTTGGTATTGGTGCACTGATGAAGACCTGCAGATGCCGGTGCATGTAACCATTAAAGAGAGACCTACCACCA caacaattgcTAAAACAACAACAAGACAGTCAACGACCATATCATCCACTTCcaaacctgtcaatcacacatatGTGAGTCAAGAACCGACCACAGAACAAACTGGAACACACAG CAGCTCATCCAATCATCTGCTGAGTTTCATCATTCCtttgtgtttgctgctgctgaTTGTAACGGTGGCCGTACTCACCTGGTTCATGTTGAACAGATGCA aatCACCAGCCACAGCTGAG GATGAACAGGCAGTAACGTACAGTACTGTGACGTATGTGAGAATAACCGCAACCCag TGTGAAGAGGATGTAACATACTGCAATGCTGCAAACAGGAAATCAACTTCAGGCCAG GTTGAAGCGATAGATGTCAGGGTGACCTACAGTACACTGGCTCTGCAGCGATGA
- the LOC115434444 gene encoding uncharacterized protein LOC115434444: MAIVSLLLIFAGLTGIHNKSTDFQVTVEEGGSITIPCFYELTYTDHVKYLCKGCTWDDCTNEIKTNGKNSTKYSISDNKKQRMVTFIIHDLETEDTDCYRCSIDERIVKTNFHLHVGNQGDATLYVDSQEVTGFIGDQITIDCHHRGLKQIQWCRTGGEGPTPCIEDSGKIDETKVTINRNTPGVITVTMSELRERSSGWYWCTDENLQMPVHVTIKERPTTTTTAAATITTRQSTTTHSSSSNHLLSFIIPLCLLLLIVTVAVLTWFMLKRRKSPATAEDEQTGTYSTVTHVRKTTAQQINTKDEADVMYSTVFYISQQNTHQVEDKDENVTYSKVVHR, from the exons ATGGCTATTGTCAGCCTCCTTCTCATCTTTGCTGGTCTCACAG GTattcacaataaaagtacagACTTTCAGGTAACGGTGGAAGAAGGAGGTTCCATCACTATCCCATGTTTCTACGAGTTAACGTACACAGACCATGTGAAATATCTGTGTAAAGGATGTACCTGGGACGACTGcacaaatgaaattaaaacaaatggGAAAAATTCAACAAAGTATTCGATCTCtgacaacaaaaaacaaagaatggTTACGTTCATTATTCATGATTTGGAAACAGAGGACACAGATTGTTACCGGTGTAGCATTGACGAAAGAATTGTTAAAACAAATTTTCATCTTCATGTCGGTAACCAAG GCGATGCCACGCTCTATGTGGATTCTCAAGAGGTGACAGGGTTTATTGGAGACCAAATAACCATCGACTGTCACCATAGAGGACTTAAACAAATAcagtggtgcaggactggtggtgAAGGACCCACACCCTGTATCGAAGACTCTGGGAAAATAGATGAGACAAAGGTGACTATTAATAGAAATACCCCTGGTGTTATTACTGTGACTATGAGTGAACTGAGGGAGAGGAGCAGTGGTTGGTATTGGTGCACTGATGAAAACCTGCAGATGCCGGTGCATGTAACCATTAAAGAGAGACCTACCACCA caacaactgCTGCAGCAACAATAACAACCAGACAGTCAACAACCACACACAG CAGCTCATCCAATCATCTGCTGAGTTTCATCATTCCtttgtgtttgctgctgctgaTTGTAACGGTGGCCGTACTCACCTGGTTCATGTTGAAAAGACGCA AGTCACCAGCCACAGCTGAG GATGAACAGACAGGAACGTACAGTACTGTGACGCATGTGAGAAAAACGACAGCCCAG CAGATAAATACTAAAGATGAAGCAGACGTCATGTACAGCACTGTGTTTTACATTTCACAACAAAATACACACCAG GTTGAAGACAAAGATGAGAATGTGACCTACAGCAAAGTAGTTCATCGCTAG